The Mesotoga sp. Brook.08.105.5.1 genome segment GCCTTCAAGGCCTATTTTTGATAAGGAGGTACTGAAATGAAGAAACTACTTGTAATTACCTTTGTTCTGGTAGTAGCGTCAGCATTTCTCTTTGGAGCAACGTACAGAATTGGACTCTCTCTATCCACTCTCAACAATCCGTTCTTTGTAACACTTAGAGACGGAGCTCTTGAAGCAGCGGCCGGTCTAGGAATAGAAGTTATCGTAGCCGATGGTCGCGATAACCCTGCAAAGCAGCTAAGCGATATCGAAGACTTTGTGCAACAGAAACTGAATCTAATAATCATTAACCCTACTGACAGCGATGCTATCGTCACTGCAGTAGAGGAAGCTAACAAGGCTGGGATTCCTGTAATAACGGTTGACAGAGGAGCTAATGGCGGAAAAGTAGTTGCGCATATTGCTTCGGATAATGTTGCGGGCGGCATGATGGCCGGTGAGTACGTTGCAATGCTACTCAATGGAAAGGGGAACGTA includes the following:
- a CDS encoding D-ribose ABC transporter substrate-binding protein, with translation MKKLLVITFVLVVASAFLFGATYRIGLSLSTLNNPFFVTLRDGALEAAAGLGIEVIVADGRDNPAKQLSDIEDFVQQKLNLIIINPTDSDAIVTAVEEANKAGIPVITVDRGANGGKVVAHIASDNVAGGMMAGEYVAMLLNGKGNVVELEGIVGTSAARDRGQGFGAAISKYPGIKIVAKQVANFNRAEGLVVIENILQANPNIDAVFAHNDEMALGAIEAIKAAGLLDKIKVVGFDAIDDAVAAVNAGEMAATVAQQPFVMGQLAVVKAFEYLTIGTIYIPVDLQLVTLK